A single genomic interval of Camelus ferus isolate YT-003-E chromosome 24, BCGSAC_Cfer_1.0, whole genome shotgun sequence harbors:
- the LPIN2 gene encoding phosphatidate phosphatase LPIN2 isoform X2: MNYVGQLAGQVIVTVKELYKGINQATLSGCIDVVVVRQQDGSFQCSPFHVRFGKLGVLRSKEKVIDIEINGDAVDLHMKLGDNGEAFFVEETEEEYEKLPAYLATSPIPTEDQFFTDIDSPLVKPGGQSADISHILETEAVFTSSSVKKKKRRRKKCKQDSKKEDQAVSPAAEDTVGVDLSSDDDKGAQLARGSSSVSLKEEEYKEPLLFHAGDHYPLSDGDWSPLDSPYSPPACPKSDSELEVKPAESLLGSESHMEWTWGGFPESTKVSKRERADHQPRTATITPSENTHFRVIPSEDHLQSEVEKDASVGEALCTVVKPKPRAPGKQVSGAASSEEPLELPQGPAPQEADHPPAPAFTEAPSESKPVAKVDSPSRKRGVHKRSQHQGPEDIYLDDLKALEPEVAALYFPKSDSDPGSRQWPELDTLSGSQSPQSVGSAAADSGTECLSDSAMDLPDVTLSLCGGLSENGEISKEKFMEHIITYHEFAENPGLIDNPNLVIRIYNRYYSWALAAPMILSLQVFQKSLPKATVESWVKDKMPKKSGRWWFWRKRESITKQLPEAKEGKSEVPPPSDLPPSAQEPASGRPAEDDSSSDEGSQELEESIKADPLPAEPPSHGSTTSYKKSLRLSSDQIAKLKLQDGPNDVVFSITTQYQGTCRCAGTIYLWDWNDKIVISDIDGTITKSDALGQILPQLGKDWTHQGIAKLYHSINENGYKFLYCSARAIGMADMTRGYLHWVNDKGTILPRGPLMLSPSSLFSAFHREVIEKKPEKFKIECLNDIKNLFAPSKQPFYAAFGNRPNDVYAYMQVGVPDCRIFTVNPKGELIQERTKGNKSSYHRLSELVEHVFPLLSKEQNSAFACPEFSSFCYWRDPIPEVDLDELA; the protein is encoded by the exons ATCGACATAGAGATCAATGGCGACGCGGTGGACCTGCACATGAAGCTGGGCGACAATGGGGAGGCCTTCTTCGTGGAGGAGACCGAGGAGGAGTAT GAGAAGCTTCCTGCTTACCTCGCCACCTCGCCGATTCCCACCGAGGATCAGTTCTTCACGGATATTGACTCCCCTTTGGTGAAACCAGGTGGACAGAGTGCAGACATCTCACACATCCTGGAAACAGAGGCCGTTTTCACCTCGAgttctgtgaaaaagaaaaaacggaggaggaagaaatgcaaaCAGGACAGCAAGAAGGAAGACCAGGCCGTGTCCCCCGCTGCAGAGGACACCGTGGGTGTGGACCTGAGCTCTGACGACGACAAGGGGGCCCAGTTGGCAAG AGGATCTTCCAGTGTTTCCTTAAAGGAGGAGGAATATAAGGAGCCTCTGCTGTTCCATGCTGGGGACCACTACCCCTTATCTGATGGAGACTGGTCCCCATTAGACAG CCCCTACTCCCCGCCGGCGTGCCCTAAGAGCGACTCGGAGCTGGAGGTGAAACCCGCCGAGAGCCTGCTCGGATCAGAGTCCCACATGGAGTGGACGTGGGGCGGGTTCCCGGAGTCCACCAAG GTCAGCAAGAGAGAGCGAGCTGACCATCAGCCTAGGACAGCAACGATCACTCCGTCAGAAAACACCCATTTTCGGGTCATCCCCAGCGAGGACCACTTGCAAAGTGAAGTTGAGAAGGATGCGTCCGTGGGGGAGGCGCTCTGTACCGTCGTGAAGCCCAAACCCAGAGCCCCAGGGAAGCAGGTGAGCGGAGCCGCCTCCTCGGAAGAGCCCCTGGagctgccccagggcccagctccgCAGGAGGCCGACCACCCGCCTGCCCCGGCCTTCACGGAGGCGCCCTCAGAATCCAAGCCAGTTGCCAAAGTCGACTCGCCGTCCAGGAAGAGAG GTGTCCACAAGAGAAGCCAGCACCAGGGACCTGAAGACATTTACCTGGATGACCTGAAGGCCCTGGAACCTGAGGTTGCCGCTCTCTATTTCCCCAAAAG TGACTCGGACCCCGGCTCCAGGCAGTGGCCCGAGTTGGACACGCTGTCTGGCTCCCAGTCCCCGCAGTCAGTGGGCAGCGCGGCTGCTGATAGTGGCACCGAGTGCCTCTCGGATTCTGCCATGGACCTGCCCGACGTCACCCTCTCCCTCTGTGGGGGCCTCAGTGAGAACGGAGAAATTTCTAAAG AGAAGTTCATGGAGCATATCATTACTTATCATGAGTTTGCAGAAAACCCTGGACTTATAGACAATCCCAACCTTGTAATACGGATATATAACCG TTACTACAGCTGGGCGCTGGCCGCTCCCATGATCCTCAGCCTGCAGGTCTTCCAGAAGAGTCTGCCTAAG GCCACGGTGGAGTCCTGGGTCAAAGATAAGATGCCAAAGAAATCCGGCCGCTGGTGGTTTTGGCGTAAGAGAGAGAGCATAACCAAACAG CTGCCAGAGGCCAAAGAGGGGAAGTCGGAGGTGCCGCCGCCCAGTGACCTGCCGCCGAGTGCACAGGAGCCGGCCAGCGGCAG GCCAGCCGAGGATGACTCGTCAAGTGACGAGGGGTCACAGGAGCTTGAGGAGTCCATCAAAGCGGACCCCCTCCCCGCAGAGCCCCCAAGCCACGGCAGCACCACGTCCTATAAGAAGTCTCTCCGCCTCTCATCGGACCAGATC GCAAAACTGAAGCTCCAAGATGGCCCCAACGACGTCGTGTTCAGTATTACGACCCAGTATCAGGGTACCTGCCGCTGCGCAGGCACCATTTACCTGTGGGACTGGAACGACAAGATCGTCATTTCCGACATCGACGGCACAATAACCAA GTCTGATGCTCTGGGACAGATCCTTCCACAGCTGGGGAAGGACTGGACTCATCAGGGGATTGCGAAGCTCTACCATTCCATCAATGA GAACGGCTACAAGTTCCTGTACTGCTCCGCCCGCGCCATCGGCATGGCCGACATGACCCGCGGGTACCTGCACTGGGTCAACGACAAGGGCACCATCCTGCCCCGGGGCCCCCTGATGCTGTCGCCCAGCAGCCTGTTCTCCGCCTTCCACAG GGAAGTAAtagaaaagaaaccagagaagttCAAAATTGAGTGTCTGAATGATATCAAGAATCTGTTTGCCCCGTCCAAGCAGCCCTTCTATGCTGCCTTTGGAAACCGTCCAAAT GATGTCTACGCTTACATGCAAGTTGGAGTTCCAGACTGCAGGATATTCACCGTGAACCCCAAGGGCGAACTGATACAGGAAAGGACCAAAGGAAACAAATCATC GTACCACAGACTGAGCGAGCTGGTGGAGCACGTGTTCCCACTTCTCAGTAAGGAACAGAATTCCGCCTTTGCATGCCCGGAGTTCAGCTCCTTCTGCTACTGGCGGGACCCGATCCCCGAGGTGGACCTGGACGAGCTGGCCTGA
- the LPIN2 gene encoding phosphatidate phosphatase LPIN2 isoform X3, with product MSELEAVFKLMQMSSFCLSLCSSFHRGSSSVSLKEEEYKEPLLFHAGDHYPLSDGDWSPLDSPYSPPACPKSDSELEVKPAESLLGSESHMEWTWGGFPESTKVSKRERADHQPRTATITPSENTHFRVIPSEDHLQSEVEKDASVGEALCTVVKPKPRAPGKQVSGAASSEEPLELPQGPAPQEADHPPAPAFTEAPSESKPVAKVDSPSRKRGVHKRSQHQGPEDIYLDDLKALEPEVAALYFPKSDSDPGSRQWPELDTLSGSQSPQSVGSAAADSGTECLSDSAMDLPDVTLSLCGGLSENGEISKEKFMEHIITYHEFAENPGLIDNPNLVIRIYNRYYSWALAAPMILSLQVFQKSLPKATVESWVKDKMPKKSGRWWFWRKRESITKQLPEAKEGKSEVPPPSDLPPSAQEPASGRPAEDDSSSDEGSQELEESIKADPLPAEPPSHGSTTSYKKSLRLSSDQIAKLKLQDGPNDVVFSITTQYQGTCRCAGTIYLWDWNDKIVISDIDGTITKSDALGQILPQLGKDWTHQGIAKLYHSINENGYKFLYCSARAIGMADMTRGYLHWVNDKGTILPRGPLMLSPSSLFSAFHREVIEKKPEKFKIECLNDIKNLFAPSKQPFYAAFGNRPNDVYAYMQVGVPDCRIFTVNPKGELIQERTKGNKSSYHRLSELVEHVFPLLSKEQNSAFACPEFSSFCYWRDPIPEVDLDELA from the exons ATGTCAGAGCTGGAGGCTGTTTTCAAGCTGATGCAAATGTCATCGTTCTGCCTGTCTCTGTGTTCTTCCTTCCACAGAGGATCTTCCAGTGTTTCCTTAAAGGAGGAGGAATATAAGGAGCCTCTGCTGTTCCATGCTGGGGACCACTACCCCTTATCTGATGGAGACTGGTCCCCATTAGACAG CCCCTACTCCCCGCCGGCGTGCCCTAAGAGCGACTCGGAGCTGGAGGTGAAACCCGCCGAGAGCCTGCTCGGATCAGAGTCCCACATGGAGTGGACGTGGGGCGGGTTCCCGGAGTCCACCAAG GTCAGCAAGAGAGAGCGAGCTGACCATCAGCCTAGGACAGCAACGATCACTCCGTCAGAAAACACCCATTTTCGGGTCATCCCCAGCGAGGACCACTTGCAAAGTGAAGTTGAGAAGGATGCGTCCGTGGGGGAGGCGCTCTGTACCGTCGTGAAGCCCAAACCCAGAGCCCCAGGGAAGCAGGTGAGCGGAGCCGCCTCCTCGGAAGAGCCCCTGGagctgccccagggcccagctccgCAGGAGGCCGACCACCCGCCTGCCCCGGCCTTCACGGAGGCGCCCTCAGAATCCAAGCCAGTTGCCAAAGTCGACTCGCCGTCCAGGAAGAGAG GTGTCCACAAGAGAAGCCAGCACCAGGGACCTGAAGACATTTACCTGGATGACCTGAAGGCCCTGGAACCTGAGGTTGCCGCTCTCTATTTCCCCAAAAG TGACTCGGACCCCGGCTCCAGGCAGTGGCCCGAGTTGGACACGCTGTCTGGCTCCCAGTCCCCGCAGTCAGTGGGCAGCGCGGCTGCTGATAGTGGCACCGAGTGCCTCTCGGATTCTGCCATGGACCTGCCCGACGTCACCCTCTCCCTCTGTGGGGGCCTCAGTGAGAACGGAGAAATTTCTAAAG AGAAGTTCATGGAGCATATCATTACTTATCATGAGTTTGCAGAAAACCCTGGACTTATAGACAATCCCAACCTTGTAATACGGATATATAACCG TTACTACAGCTGGGCGCTGGCCGCTCCCATGATCCTCAGCCTGCAGGTCTTCCAGAAGAGTCTGCCTAAG GCCACGGTGGAGTCCTGGGTCAAAGATAAGATGCCAAAGAAATCCGGCCGCTGGTGGTTTTGGCGTAAGAGAGAGAGCATAACCAAACAG CTGCCAGAGGCCAAAGAGGGGAAGTCGGAGGTGCCGCCGCCCAGTGACCTGCCGCCGAGTGCACAGGAGCCGGCCAGCGGCAG GCCAGCCGAGGATGACTCGTCAAGTGACGAGGGGTCACAGGAGCTTGAGGAGTCCATCAAAGCGGACCCCCTCCCCGCAGAGCCCCCAAGCCACGGCAGCACCACGTCCTATAAGAAGTCTCTCCGCCTCTCATCGGACCAGATC GCAAAACTGAAGCTCCAAGATGGCCCCAACGACGTCGTGTTCAGTATTACGACCCAGTATCAGGGTACCTGCCGCTGCGCAGGCACCATTTACCTGTGGGACTGGAACGACAAGATCGTCATTTCCGACATCGACGGCACAATAACCAA GTCTGATGCTCTGGGACAGATCCTTCCACAGCTGGGGAAGGACTGGACTCATCAGGGGATTGCGAAGCTCTACCATTCCATCAATGA GAACGGCTACAAGTTCCTGTACTGCTCCGCCCGCGCCATCGGCATGGCCGACATGACCCGCGGGTACCTGCACTGGGTCAACGACAAGGGCACCATCCTGCCCCGGGGCCCCCTGATGCTGTCGCCCAGCAGCCTGTTCTCCGCCTTCCACAG GGAAGTAAtagaaaagaaaccagagaagttCAAAATTGAGTGTCTGAATGATATCAAGAATCTGTTTGCCCCGTCCAAGCAGCCCTTCTATGCTGCCTTTGGAAACCGTCCAAAT GATGTCTACGCTTACATGCAAGTTGGAGTTCCAGACTGCAGGATATTCACCGTGAACCCCAAGGGCGAACTGATACAGGAAAGGACCAAAGGAAACAAATCATC GTACCACAGACTGAGCGAGCTGGTGGAGCACGTGTTCCCACTTCTCAGTAAGGAACAGAATTCCGCCTTTGCATGCCCGGAGTTCAGCTCCTTCTGCTACTGGCGGGACCCGATCCCCGAGGTGGACCTGGACGAGCTGGCCTGA